The Cottoperca gobio chromosome 5, fCotGob3.1, whole genome shotgun sequence region CTAGTGAGATCTGTGATTAGCAATGTTGCAATGTTGCAATGTTGCAACAGTGTCCACAGAAACCCTGCATGTCCGGATTGTCCAAACATTTTTATACGGCCACACTTTGACAGGCGGAATAATCTTTAATTTATTCGCTTGTTTGTCATATTACTGCAGCTGCCCGCAGGTTAGACCTTGTGAAGTAGGTCACCGTATCTTTAAACGTAGGAAACATAGTggcattttaattatatatatttttttaaagcgaCCAAATACGTTACTAAAGAACGACACATACCTGTGGTGAACCAGGAAGTTGGAGAGGTCGGTCCTCGTCGGCCTGCTTAACCGCAGCTGGAGATAAAACCGTGTTTCTTCTGCCAATTCTCCAACTGTTGCAGATTCCCTCGAAGAAAAAAGTTAATCGATAATCATTTGGACGAAGGTGGGTGagaaaaaacaaattattatcTGGTGTTGTTCACTCCGGCTCGGCccttcccctctcctcaccGAAACTCAGGTACAGACATGACGTCACGCCGGTGACACACCTTTTCTGAGCAGCTGAGGGGATAGCTGTTAGTGAAGCACGTGTAGGCTACACATTATCTTTCCATCTGAGCATTTCACTTTGAGCCAACCTCATTAATACATACATTAATGCTTTTGTAAAGCGAAATCTGAACCACGTTTATGGTATATTTTTTGCATTATGAATGTTGACATttaccacatttacatatgtttttCATCAATATATTGTCTGTCTTTATACAGGCATATATCATataacacacagagaaatgtattaaaaactattatttctCCAGGGAATTGCTGAAAAATAAGGATTTTAATTTGcccctcttttttttcctgcactgATAAACATCAGATTGATACTTTTTCAAACGTACATActtatatatttctgttatttcACTTGCttgaaaacatatatattaggCTATAAGTGTCCCACATAGATTGCGTATAAATTGACCTACATTGTGCACTAGCAGACAATATTTATGACTCAGTAGTCAAACAGAGCGGCAGTTTGCATTGAAAGAAACCGCACATTCACTATGAATAGGCACAAATGGACGGTTGGTGATCCTGTCACTAAGAATATCCAAAACATCCAATAACAAGCCACTCCCTGAAACTACTCTACTGGCGTTGAGAGCGTGTGTCCGACATCAAGCTGCGCACATTTGCCTTTGGGCATAATATCCATAATGAGCCTGTCGCTATGTCTGTGTAATGCTAATAATTTGCATTATGGGATACATGGTCTGTTTTAGTCTAATTGTGGCTGAGTGTGTTGGGTGTTTTGGGTCCAAGTAAGTCACTGGAGCTGCCTGTAGCATCACAAAGGATGAAAGACCCCTAAGGGGTCCCAGCATAACTTTCACATAAAGGGGACTGTAAAGAGGCAACGTGATACAAAATATCCCTATATCAATTTTATCAGATTTCGATAAATTGTTTATTTCCATCTtgtataaagtgtattttttaAAGGGGATATAGAGaagacattttatattcaaaatatattgtTGTCAAGgtttaacatttagttttgttgcTGTTGAACATTATGAAATATGTCATGAAAATAGagttattaaataaacagttttattgtttttagccCTTTTATTCAGTTAATTATACCATTTAATATAAAAGTAGCTGTTTGTTATTTCAGCACACCTCATAGAGGTACATTATAGATATATCTGACTTTAAATCCAAAAGTCTTTATAGTagccaatcacacacacacacacacacacacacacacacacacacacacacacacacacacacacacacacacacacacacacacacacacacacacacacacacacacacacacagtcatcccCAGTATAGTATCCATGTAATCCCCTGGCCTGTCCACCACAGATTTAAATCTAGAAAACAAGCGTTTAAAAGGGCTGAAAAGCAGTATACCAGCAACCTTCAGACCCTAATTCATTAGAACagcaaatcacacacacacacacgcacacacacaacacaacacaaacacacacacacacacacacacacacacacacacacacacacacacacacacacacacacacacaccaaaaaaaTTCTGAACCCATTAAAGtataaatgacaacaaagaacTAATTCAAATATATCACTTACTGAGCTGTCTATGACATTAGTGCTAGATATGCATCTTTCTAAACCCATTACAACAACATTCATGTGGTCACACAAAGATACTTTTGGCATCATCTGTCATTTACCTTTAGAAATGTGCACATGTCAAAAttaagtatttttctttttaaacataaaccCTCTCATCAACCAACTTGACAACATAATAAGTTAATTTAATGTGGAATttaaatgtagttaaactagACCCAGACTACAGGGTGTCTAATGCTGTGGacttgacaaatgaaaaacaaccgAATGTTTTAAAGCTCGTCAGGgttgtaaaaaaagaagctgcaaCAGTTGTTAGCTCGTTGTTTccagtttgttttctgtgaagCAACGATTTGAAGAGCAACGTTGAGGGAAAGAATTAGAAATGCACAGATCCTGGTTGTCCTGAAGAATAACACACGGTCAAAATTCAAATTATTCAGACTTGAGGCTAATTAAAGAAGAAAGTCACATGATTTTGATAATTAAAGTGATTGTTTATTCTAAAATGTACATAACAGCTATTACCCAGTGAATCTACCTCCGTGTAGTTAGTGCTTTACATCTTAATAATTCACAGTATGAATCAGCTTTGATGTTAAGTCTTTACCAAAATACCTACACCTCTGTAATGGCTCAGAAGAATCTCAGGTGGCTCTACTGCAAATTTTGTAAAACACGACAATTAAGAAAGATAATGAGTCTCAAATTCTACTGGTAATATAAAGGCTATTTAATAACAAATCCATGGCAATATTGGCACTCAATGGACACTGGACAGAAATCATGCAGTGTCACATGTGTCATTTCAGCTGGAGTCCAACAGAGGAGGCTCCTGAACACTGATGGAGTTGAACAATTTGAGTTCTTAACCTGAGGAAAAATCCAAACAATACAACCATGCAGTACTTTGACAATGACCCAGAGATTAGTCCACATCCGTTTGTCTGGATGATGATTTATGGATTCAACTAAACCCACATCTTCAGCTCTGGCACAGTTGAACAAAGATGTATATTTCAGGGTCCATGCAGATGGAGGTATTAGATGTTGGAACTTATTTCTCCTCGAATTATTTGGACAATGTGTGTGAGGTCCAAACTCTCTGTTAGTGTCCTCAGCAGCATTTCGTCATTCTGAATCCCCTCCATGAACTCTCCATAGGAGAGTTcacctgaaaaaaaaaacacacacactaaactcaAATCCTGTAGTGGTGATGGTGACAGAGATCCATATTTTGTAAATCATTTGCCAAGATTTAGATTCCCAGTTGGTGCCCCCAAGTGTCTGACTGAAGATTTGTCCCTCCTGTCTTACCATCTCTATTAATGTCAATCTTGTCAAACACCATGTTGGCAAAGTCCTCTGCTGATATCTCACTAGGAATTCCATTGATTGCACGGATGGACTaaacatgacacaaagaaaGGAGATCATGTTATAAACTGACACATGTAATGCTTTCGTCAACCAGTAGATGTCAGCCAAGTGTCGGCCATTTGCCTCTGCACCTTGTATTACACACTGTATGGCCCACACACCTTTAAACCTGAGGTGGGATTTCTGTGCCTTGTATCTCATTCATGCCTGAGTAATCTAAGCAGGTTATTTTAGGACAGTACTTGGGATTTCCTTAGGTCTTTCAATTAGCCAAGCATCCATCTTTAACATGAAGGCGCACCTTAATTATCTGAAGCAGCTCCTCTTGGTCGATGCATCCACTCCCATTTACATCATACAGTTTGAAGTACCAGCGGAGCTTCTTCTGCACTCCTCCATTTAGCACCAGGCTAAGAGCAGCTACATACTCCATGAAGTCAATGAAGCCATCCTGCAAAAGAAAAGGACACCATGAACATTGTCATTAGTAGAGCAGTATTCAAAGTATACTCCTGCCACATTAAATCTGTGCaaaaaactgcacattttcCCCACCCATTTTAtaatcagataaaaaaaacaatctaatgATAACGCAGGCAGacactgaagaaaaacacatgcacTCTGCTCATATAAGTTTACAATGGTGTATTAATGGACATGAGATAGATGTAGTTGGTGGAAAAAAGTGCATGCAAACATTATAATCCTTATTCTTGGTAATAGCAGATTATCAGTATTATTGATATGTTGTGAGTATGATTTGGATGAATAATATTAGCAGCATTAGCATAAGCTTTTACctgtaaacaaataaatgtaatgagaACTAAACCTTCTCCGTCTGCAAAGGATAcagtattaaaacatttcacagtCAATGCTATTCAGTAAAGAAGCAACTAATGATGAGTAGAGATTACCCTGCCAGAATATTATAAATGATCTTACACTGTTCATATCAAATGCTGAAAACATAGTCCAAACGTAGGCATTTGACTTATCCGACAGATTCTTCAGGCCAAAAAACTGCTTAAACTCGTAAAAGGTGATAAGTCCAGACGGGCACTTCGGTCATAAATCTTCTGTACCACTGATGACTCTCACAAGCTTGTAGTTCCTCAACACTCGTCCCAGCGCTGTTTCCCATGTCTCTTTttcaaaatagaaatgtaaaaagtcCTGTAAAAACCATAATCAGAATGTACTGCATTCACAGAGCGTCCATGCATGGCCAGTATGcagactaaaaacaaacagcaggatTCAGTGTGCGTCAGCCAATAATTTCTCTGTACGCCTGTGGGAAAAGGTCACAAGTTGTAATCCACTTTGCTTGCGAGTAAAGACTTCACTAATGAAAGAGAGTTAGGGGCAGAAATAAACCCCTGTTTATCTTACAAGATGACACAAGCTGCccaaacattaatattaaagaTTTGTGACTGActttaatgaatgaatcaaatATCTATTAATACAGCTCACGTAGGCCATTATTGTGCAGAATCGTCTCTCCTGAGCACTTATTTGTGTTGGCCAGCAGTAAGCCTAGTAAGCATACATTTTCTTGTTGCTGCTTATTTTTGTAACCTACCTGTTttgtacatatacattatatatatatatatatatatatatatatatatatatatatatatatatatatatatatatatatatatatatatatatacagtatgtgtacatgCTGGGATAGTAGTATAAGGAATGTGTGTACTTAATTTGGTTAATTACTGTATGTAGCAAATGTGTTGCTTTCTTTACTGACATGTTCTGTTCTTTTgttacaaattattattaattaaacaaCACTAAGAATccacagccatgctagcggctctGTTAAGCTGTACTTGATTCTCAcatcacaatgctaacatgcttacaaAGATAATAGTAGCAAGTTTTCCATTTTCATGtgttagtttagcgtgttagcatgctaacatcagctaattagcactaaacaggaagtacagctgATGCTGATGAAATTGTCCTTATATTTCAATAAAGAACTAAAaagtcaacctcatggtggcgctagaggaaaactAAGAGGTTCATCAAAGACGGATACACCGCTGAAGACCATGAATGTTAAAAATCTCatagtctggaccaaagtggtggattgACCAGCCCCAACAAACCAGCATCGCCTTACCTAGAGCCAGGCTTCTAGcacagctaaaaaaaaagattcaacaAAATTAAATCATATACCATGAATCATAAAGTGAGACTGATTGTTTGTGGATGTTCACCTGctttattgtgagatattattTGGTTCTCTCCTTTACTGGGTTGTGTTCTTTAATGTTGACATGCTGTCATTGTCTCGCAGGTGAGATGGGGGCCTGCCAATGTGGTTTAATGCAATTCAGAGGGCTCACAGTTTCTGGGCCCCCTctggcctt contains the following coding sequences:
- the guca1ab.2 gene encoding LOW QUALITY PROTEIN: guanylyl cyclase-activating protein 1 (The sequence of the model RefSeq protein was modified relative to this genomic sequence to represent the inferred CDS: deleted 1 base in 1 codon), encoding MGNSAGTSVEELQACESHQWYRRFMTECPSGLITFYEFKQFFGLKNLSDKSNAYVWTMFSAFDMNSDGFIDFMEYVAALSLVLNGGVQKKLRWYFKLYDVNGSGCIDQEELLQIIKSIRAINGIPSEISAEDFANMVFDKIDINRDGELSYGEFMEGIQNDEMLLRTLTESLDLTHIVQIIRGEISSNI